The sequence GAGCGCATGGGTTTCCTGCCCGAGGCGATGCTCAACTACCTGGGGCGCATGGGCTGGTCCATGCCGGACGAGCGCGAGAAGTTCTCCCTGGAGGAGATGATCGAGCACTTCGACTTGTCGCGGGTGTCCCTGGGCGGGCCGATCTTCGATCTGGAGAAACTCTCCTGGCTGAACGGCCAGTGGATTCGCGAGCTGCCGGTAGAGCGCTTCGCGGCCGAGGTGCAGAAGTGGGCGCTCAATCCCGAGTACCTGATGCGCATTGCGCCGCACGTGCAGGGCAGGGTGGAAACCTTCAGCCAGATCGCACCGCTGGCCGGCTTCTTCTTCTCCGGTGCCGTGCCGCTGGACGCCAAGCTGTTCGAGCACAAGAAATTGAGCCCGGATCAGGTGCGCCAGGTCATGCAGCTGGTGCTGTGGAAACTCGAATCCCTGCGCCAATGGGAAAAGGATCGCATCACCGGCTGTATCCAGGCCGTCGCCGAACACCTGGAGCTCAAGCTGCGTGACGTGATGCCGCTGATGTTCCCGGCGATTACCGGTCAGGCGAGCTCGGTGTCGGTGCTCGATGCCATGGAGATTCTCGGGGCCGATCTCAGTCGCTACCGTCTGCGCCAGGCCATCGAGCTGCTGGGTGGCGTGTCGAAGAAAGAAACCAAGGAGTGGGAGAAGCTGCTCGGCGCCATCGCCTGATGGTCCCGCGGCCGGTGCTGGGCGGGCCCGCATCGGCCGAGGTCGGGTAAGTGTTTGTTCTTCCAGATAAAAAAGTTTGGCTTGTTGAAAAAATAGTGTTGACAGCAGGAGGGGGCGCACCTAATATGCGCCCCGTCCTCGCGACGGGGCTATAGCTCAGCTGGGAGAGCGCTTGCATGGCATGCAAGAGGTCGACGGTTCGATCCCGTCTAGCTCCACCACTCTTTCAGGGTGGATCGTCGCGAACAGGCATGAAGGTTTCGTCCCCTTCGTCTAGTGGCCTAGGACACCGCCCTTTCACGGCGGTAACAGGGGTTCGAGTCCCCTAGGGGACGCCATATTCCAGCAGCATCGGCAATGCCGGTGCAGCCGAAGTGATTCGGGGCTATAGCTCAGCTGGGAGAGCGCTTGCATGGCATGCAAGAGGTCGACGGTTCGATCCCGTCTAGCTCCACCAAACACGATGCGCCACGCATCAAAAGGACCAGCCTAGCGCTGGTCCTGTTTTCAGAAGGATTTGTCCCCTTCGTCTAGTGGCCTAGGACACCGCCCTTTCACGGCGGTAACAGGGGTTCGAGTCCCCTAGGGGACGCCATATTCCAGCAGCACCGGCAATGCCGGTGTAGCCGAAGTGATTCGGGGCTATAGCTCAGCTGGGAGAGCGCTTGCATGGCATGCAAGAGGTCGACGGTTCGATCCCGTCTAGCTCCACCAAATCGATGCCACGTGCATCACTCAGGGCCAGCCTAAGTGCTGGCCCTGCTGTTCGAAGGTTCTTGTCCCCTTCGTCTAGTGGCCTAGGACACCGCCCTTTCACGGCGGTAACAGGGGTTCGAGTCCCCTAGGGGACGCCACTTTCAGATTTCCCGCACTGCGGGCTTTTCAAGGGTCATTCCAGTCTGGAATGGCCCTTTTGTTTTTCTCCCCCTTTGAAAAATCGCTGCCGACGAACGGCGTCACAAGTGGCTTGCCAAGTTGTATTACACAAATAATATTATGTGTGTAATTTAATCGGAGGCCGCCATGAGCGAAAAGAAAGCCCAGACCCGTGAGCGCATCCTGGAGGCTGCCGCCTCGGCCATGCTGCAGCACGGCCCGCAGGAACCCGGCGTGGCGGATGTGATGGCCGCCGCCGGGCTGACGGTGGGCGGCTTCTACGCCCACTTCAGCAGCAAGGATGCGCTGATGCTGGAGGTCTTCGAGCAACTGCTGCGCAAGCGCAGGGACCTCATGGCGCTGCTCGAGCCGAGCTTGCCCGGCCCCGAGCGACGTGCCCTGGCTGCGGGTTTCTACCTGTCGCGCAAGCACCGCGACGCCACGCGCGCCGGTTGTCCGCTGCCCAGCTCCCTGGGGGCGATGCCGCAATTGCCCCAGGCCTATCGCGAGCTGTTGGCCGAGCACCTGGAGTTGATCAGTGCCCAGATGTGCGACTCCCCCGAGGAGGTCGACCAGGCCCTCGCCGACATCGCCCTGATGGTGGGCGGCCTGGCCCTGGCCCGCGCCCTGGGCGAAGGCGATTTGTCCGATCGCGTACTGCGTGCCGCCAAGTCGGCGGTGATCTGAGGAGACCGACCGTGAATAACCTGCCTCTTATCCGTGGCGTCAATGCCGTTCTCGGCCGCCTGGCCCCGCAAACCGTCGCTCGCCGCATGCGCCGCCAGTTCATGACGCCGCGCAACCTGCCGCCGCGGGATTGGGAAATGCCCCTGCTCACCAGCGGCGAACGCATCACCCTGCGCTTCGGCCTGTCCGCCCTGCGCTGGGGCAGCGGCCCGACCGTACTGCTCATGCACGGTTGGGAAGGGCGGCCGACCCAGTTCGCCAGCCTGATCGAGGCCTTGGTGGCGGAGGGTTACGGCGTGGTGGCGCTGGATGGTCCCGCCCATGGGCGTTCGCCGGGGCACGAAGCCAATGTGGTGCTGTTCGCGCGGGCCTTGCTGGAGGCCGCCGGTGAGTTGCCGCCGTTGCACGCGGTAATCGGCCATTCCCTGGGTGGCGCTAGCGTGTTGCTCGCCAGCCAGATGGGGCTGCGTGCCAGGGCCCTGGTGAGTATTTCAGCGCCCAGCCGCATCCTCGGGCCCTTGCGCAGTTTCGCCAGCTTCATGGGGCTGCCGCCGAAGGCGAGGGCGTATTTCGTCAGCGAAGTGGAAAGCCACGCCGGAATTCCCGCTGCGCATCTGGACGCGAGGCGCTACCAACTGGATATCCCCGGTCTCGTGGTGCACGCCGAAGACGACCTGGAGGTGCCGATCAGCGAAGCCAGGACGCTTCACGACGTCTGGTTCGACAGCCAGTTGCTGCACCTGGAGCGCGGTGGTCATCGGCGGCTGCTGGCCGACGCCCGAGTGCTGGACGCGGTGCTCAGGCTGCTGGCCCAGGTGCGCGAGCCGGCGAGCACGGTGCAGGCGTCCGCCTGAAGCGCGCGGGGCTGGCAGGTGACCCGCCGTCGGTGCTCTACTTCCAAGGTTCATCGGCCGGGTGTGGTGGTTTGCTCCCGGGGCGGAGAATTTTGTGATGTGGAGAACGGACATGAGCCTGACGATGGATGTGGTGCTGCAGCGGGCGCGACCGGTTCTGCCTGTGCTGGTGATCGAGGATATCGGGCTGGCCCTGGATCTTGCGGGAGCGCTCAGGGCCGGTGGCATCGACGTGCTGGAAGTGACCCTGCGCGCACCGCGGGCGCTGGACGCGCTGGCGGCGATCCGCAAGGAGTTCCCTGACCTGCTGGTGGGGGCGGGCACCCTGATCCACACCGAACAGTTCCTCGAGGCGCGCGACGCCGGGGCGCATTTCGCCGTCAGCCCCGGCTGCACCGAGCGTCTCGCCGCGGCCGCCGAGGATTCCGGCCTGCCTTACCTGCCCGGCGTGATGACGCCCTCCGAAGTACTGCTGGCGCTGGAGTATGGCTACCGCTCGCTGAAGCTCTTCCCGGCCAATGGCAATGGCAGCGTGAAGATGCTGAAGAGCCTCAAGGGCCCCTTCACCGGCATCCGTTTCTGCCCTACCGGCGGGGTGACCCCCGACAACCTGCTGACCTTCCTGCGCCTGCCCAACGTCGCCTGCGTCGGCGGCACCTGGATCGCACCTACAAGCCTGATCCGCGCCCGCGCCTGGGATCAGATCACCCAACTCGCCAGTGAGGCACGTGAACTGGCCGGTAGCCTGGAGCTCCATTCATGAACTGGGACATGCCCAATCCCTTCGTCATCGATCTCAAGGTCGGCGCCGATGATATCGATGGCCTCGGCCATGCCAACAACGCGGTCTACGTCAGTTGGCTGGAGCGCTGCGCCTGGCGCCACTCCCAGAGCCTGGGGCTGGACCTGGCCGAATACCGCCGCCTGGACCGCGCAATGGCCGTGTTGCGGCATGAGATCGACTACCTTGCCGCTGCCTACGAGGGGCAGGAGCTGCAGGTCGGCACCTGGATCGTCGAGTCGGACCATCGCCTGAAGATGGACCGGCGCTTCCAGTTGGTGCGGCCGGAGGACGGCGCCACGCTGCTGCGGGCCAAGACCACCTTCGTCTGCATCGAGCTCTCCAGCGGCAGGCCCAAGCGCATGCCCGGCGAGTTCGTCGACGGTTACGGCGCTGCCTTGCAGCCGCCGTTCCCGATGGAGTTGTAAGGGCTATTCCGCAGCGGGTGCGAGAAACACTTCATGCTGCTCCTGGACGATGCGCAGGTGGCGCACTTCGCCAGGCTGGATGATCGCCGACTGCGGGCTGCCGGCGGGTTGCCCGGCGCAATAGCCGGAACTGCTCGACGCCACCCGCAGGGCGACCTCGCCGGCGCGTACCGGGATGCTCACCGACTCGCCGGGGGCCAGTTGCGCCACCAGTTCGTTCTGTACGTACAGGTCGATATCGCAGGCGTTCGCCGCGTTCTCGTCGCGGCTGACCAGCAACTCGCCCAGGGCGTCCGGCGCCGGCTGCAACGGTGGCGCGAAGATCGCCTCGCTGGCGGCGAAAACAACGGTGGAGGCCAGTGTGAGCGCGGCGAGCACGGGTACGAGCGAATTCATCCAGCAGTTCTCCTGCACTGAATCGATGTTTTTTCGACCACCAGTCCTGCCTGATGCTCCCCGGGATATTCGCCGTCCATCATGCTGCGTAAACTACGCACCTTTTCTTCCGAGCCTGTTGCCCATGCAAATCGCCCTGGCCCCCATGGAGGGGCTGGTCGACGAGATCCTTCGCGATGTGCTGACCCGTGTCGGCGGCATCGACTGGTGCGTGACCGAATTCATCCGGGTCTGCGACCGCCTGCTGGCGGCCAGTACCTTCGAGAAACTCGCCCCCGAACTGGCACAGGGTGCCCGGACTGCCGCCGGCACGCCCATGCGCGTGCAGCTGCTGGGGTCCGACCCGGTCTGCCTGGGGGACAACGCCGCCTTTGCCTGTGAGCTGGGCGCCCCGGTGATCGACCTCAACTTCGGCTGTCCGGCCAAGACGGTGAACAAGTCCCGGGGCGGCGCCGTGCTGCTCAAGGAGCCGGAGTTGCTGCACGCCATCGTCCGCGAAGTGCGCCGCGCCGTACCGGCGGCCATCCCGGTGACGGCGAAGATGCGCCTCGGTTTCGACAGCCCGGACGGCGCCCTGGATTGCGCGCGGGCGCTGGCCGAGGGTGGCGCCCAGCAGATCGTGGTGCACGCGCGGACCAAGGTCGACGGCTACAAGCCGCCGGCGCACTGGGAGTGGGTGGCGCGGGTGCAGGAGGCGGTCAAGGTGCCGGTGTTCGCCAACGGTGAGATCTGGACCCTGGACGACTGGCGCCGCTGCCGCGAGGTGAGCGGGGTGGAGGACATCATGCTCGGCCGTGGCCTGGTGTCGCGCCCGGACCTGGCCCGGCAGATCGCCGCGGCGCGGGCTGGTGAGACGGTGCGGGAAATGACCTGGGCCGAACTCCAGCCGTTGCTGCAGGACTTCTGGCGCCAGGCCCGGCGCAAGCTGGCGCCGCGCTATGCGCCGGGGCGCCTCAAACAGTGGCTGGGCATGCTCACCCGCAGCTATCCCGAGGCGGTGGTGCTGTTCGCCGAAGTACGCCGGGAAAGCGACTGCGCGCGCATCGATGCGTTGCTTGGCGTGCCTGAACTCGCCCGGGACTGGGCCGAAGCGGTCTAGCGTCCGCCGGCCACATCCAGGATCGCCCCGCTGGTATAGGACGCCTCCTCGCCAGCCAGCCAGAGGATGGCCGCGGCCACTTCCTCGGCTTCGCCGCCGCGCCCCATGGGTACCGCCTGGCGCACCCGTTCGACGCGATCGGGCTCGCCGCCGCTGGCATGGATCTCGGTGCGGATCACGCCGGGCCGCACGGCGTTGACGCGTATGCCGTCGCCGGCCAGCTCCTTGGCCAGGCCCAGGGTCATGCTGTCGATGGCGCCCTTGGCCGCTGCGTAGTCGACGTACTCGTCCGGCGCGCCGATGCGCGCGGCGATGGACGACAGGTTGACGATGGCGCCGCCCTGGCCGCCATGGCGCGTGGACATGCGCCGGATCGCTTCCCGCGCGCAGAGGAAGCTGCCCAGCACGTTGGCCCGCAGCACCCGCTCGATGCGTGCGCCATCCATGTCCTCCAGGCGCATCTGGCGCTCCAGCATGCCGGCATTGTTCACCAGCACATCCAGCCGCCCGAAGGCCTGGTCCAGCTGTTCGAACATCCGCAGTACCTGGTTTTCGTCGCCGACATCCGCCCCCAGGGCGACGGCGCGCCCGCCCGCCGCCTCGATCTCCCGTACCAGCGCATCCGCGCTGTCGCGGCGTTGCCGGTAGTTGATGCCCAGGGCGTAGCCGCGCTGGGCGGCGAGACGAGCGGTGGCGGCGCCGATGCCACGGCTGGCACCGGTGATGAGCATGACTTTCTGCATGGGATTTCCTCGGGGGCTTGAAATGCGTTCGGCCGACCCTATCTAGTTTACTGCGGGATGCCGAAGTCGGGTCCCGCACTTGAAACACTTGCTGATTACTCAGGAGATCGATACATGAGCACTGCTTTTTCCCTCGCCCCCCTTTTCCGTCATTCCGTGGGCTTCGACCGTTTCAACGACCTGTTCGAATCCGCCCTGCGCAATGAAGGTGGCAGCAGCTACCCGCCCTACAACGTCGAAAAGCATGGCGATGACCAGTACCGCATCGTCGTCGCCGCCGCCGGCTTCCAGGAAGAAGACCTGGAGCTCCAGGTGGAACGTGGCGTGCTGACCGTGGCCGGTGGCAAGCGCGAGAAGAGCGACGAAGCCGTCACCTACCTGCACCACGGCATCGCGCAGCGCGCCTTCAAGCTGTCCTTCCGCCTGGCCGACCACATCGAGGTCAAGTCCGCCGCCCTGCAGAACGGGCTGCTGAACATCGACCTGGTGCGCGTGGTGCCCGAGGAAGCCAAGGCCAAGCGCATCCCCATCGGTGGCCAGCGGGCAGTGCTGGAAAACTGATCTCCGGACAAGCCGGAACGAAAGAGGGCGCCTGCGGGCGCCCTTTTTCATGCCCGTGTCAGGGTGCCATCGAGGTTCGCGCCAGCAGGGCTCGGAACTCCGCCAGGGACACCGGGCGGCTGTACAGGTAGCCCTGGTAGAGGTGGCAGCCCTGCTGTTCGAGGAAGGCCAGTTGCTCGGCCTGTTCCACCCCTTCGGCGATCACTTCCAGGCCCAGGCTGTGGGCCATGGCGACGATGGCGCGGACGATCTCCGCATCGTTGGAGTCCTGGGTAGCCTCGCGGACGAAGGACTGGTCGATCTTCAGCGCATCCACCGGCAGGCGCTTGAGGTAGGTCAGGGACGAATAGCCGGTGCCGAAGTCATCCATGGCGAAGCTCGCGCCGAGCTTCTTCAGGCGACGCATCTTGCCGATGGTGTCCTCGATGTTCTGGATGACGATGCCTTCGGTGATCTCCAGTTTCAGCAGCTGGGCCGGTAGCTGGCTGCGTTGCAGGCTGCGTTCGACCCGTTCGACGAAGTCGCTCTGGCGGAACTGGCGTGGGCTGATGTTCACGCACAGGCTGAAGTCGCGGGGATCGACCAGCCCCTCGGCCACCAGTTGCTCGCAGGCGTTGCAGGCCTCGTCCAGCACCCAGGCGCCCACCTCGAGGATCAGGCCGCTTTCCTCCAGGACCTGGATGAACTGGCCGGGGGATTGCGGGCCCAGGGTCGGGTGGTGCCAGCGCAGCAGGGCTTCGGCACCCGTCACGCGGTTGTTGCGGGCATCCACCTGGGGCTGGAAGTGCAATTCGAACTCGCCGCGGGCCAGGGCCAGGCGCAGATCGTTCTCCAGCCGCAGGCGCTCGCTGGCGGCTTCCTGCATGGTCTTGCGGAATATCTGGATCGCGTTGCGTCCGGAATCCTTGGCGCGGTAAAGGGCGATGTCGGCGCGCTTGAGCAGGTCGGCCGGGCTGTCGCCGTGGTCGGGGATCAGGGCGATACCGATGCTCGGGGTGACCTGCAGGCGATGGCCTTCCAGCAACATCGGCTCGGCCAGCAGCTTACGCAGCTTGTCGGCGATTTCGCGCACCTGGCGGGTGACCGCCGAGCGTTTGCCCTCAAGGCCCGTCAGCAGCACCACGAACTCGTCGCCGCCCAGGCGCGCCACGGTGTCTTCCATGCGTACGCTGGCTTCCAGGCGGGCGGTGACCATCTTCAGCACCGCATCGCCCAGGGGGTGGCCGAGGGAATCGTTGATGTGCTTGAAGTGGTCGAGGTCGAGGAACAGCAGGGCGCCGCGCATGCCATGGCGCCGCAGCAGGGCGATCTGCTGCTTGAGCCGGTCGGTCAGCAGCGCGCGGTTGGGCAGGTTGGTCAGCGGATCGTGGTAGGCCAGGTGCTGGATCTGCGCCTGGGCGTCCTTGAGGGCGCTGATGTCCCGCGCGGTGAGCAACAGGCAGGTCTTGCCGTCGAGTTCGATCTGCTCCACCGAGACCTCAACGACCTTGTGGCTGCCGTCGCGGTGCTGGCCGAGCATTTCCAGGTGGTGCACGCGGCCGTTGCGCCGGAGCAATTCGAGCAATTGCTCGCGGCCGCCGGGGTTGGCCCAGATGTTCATGTCGCCGGCGGTGCGGCCCAGGACTTCGTCGGCGCGGTAGCCGGTGAGGCGGCAGAAGCCTTCGTTGACCTCGATGTAGCGGCCGGTGTCGCGCTCGGTGATGGTGATGGCGTCGGGGCTGGAGTGGAAGGCCTTGGCGAACTTCTCCTGGCTGGCCTTGAGCGCCGCCTCGGCCTGCTGGCGGGCGGTGATGTCACGGAAGGTGGTGGTGATGCAGAGCTGGCGCTCGACACGGATGAAGCGGCTGGACACCACGCAGGTCAGCAGACGGCCGTCGAAGGTGCGGAAGCGTGCCTCGACGTTGTCCAGGCCCTGGTCGCGCAGTATCTGGGCGTACAGCCGCGAACGCTGCTCGGGGTCGGCCCAGAACTGGATCTGCGGCGCGGCGCGCCCGACGATCTGCTCCGGCTGCCAGCCGAACACTTCGCTGAAGCTCGGGTTGATCTCGATGAACAGGCCGTCGCGGATGCGCGATACGCAGATCGGGTCGGGGCTGGCCTGGAACAGGGTGACGAACTTCTCTTCCGACGCCGCCAGCCGCTGCTCGCGGCGCACCCGTTCGCTGATGTCCATGAGGATGCCGGTCATCCGTACCGGCCGGGCGAGTTCGTCGCGGTAGAGCCTGGCGGTGCTTTCCAGGTAGTGCACCTCGCCATTGTCGAAGCGGGCGCGGTAGGTCACCTGGTATTCGTCGCTCTCGCCCTCGAGCACTTCCTGGTAGGCGCGACGCATGTTCTGGCGGTCCTCGTCCGGCACGTAGACGAAGAAGTCGCGGAACTCACCCTCGAAGGGCTCCCGGGCCAGGCCGTGCAGGGCCGAGGCGCGGGCGGAGCCGTAGAGGGTGCCGGCGTCGATGTGCCAGTCCCAGGTGCCGAGATCCGCGGATTCGAGTGCCAGGTTGAGGCGCTCCTGACTGTCCTTCAGGGCTTGCTCCTGGGCGCGCTGGAGGGTCACGTCACGAACGGTCAGCACCAGGCAGGTACGACTGCCCAGCTCGATTTCCTCGCCGTAAAGCAGGCAGGTGGCCGGGCTGCCGTCACGGCGCCTGAGGTTGACTTCCAGCTCGTCGAGGCGGCCGTGGCGCTGCAGGGTGTCGAGCATCCGCTGGCGCTGCTGCGGGTCTTCCCAGATACCCAGTTCCAGGGAGCTGCGGCCGATGGTTTCTTCCTGGCTCCAGCCGAACTGGCGCTCGAAGCCGGTGTTGATCTCCATGAAGCAGCCGCTGGCGCGATCAGTGATCACCACCGCTTCGGGGGTGCTGCGGAAGGCCTTGGCGAACTTTTCCTCGCTGATCCGCAGGGCGTTCTCGGCGCGCTTGCGTTCGGTGGTGTCGAGGAAGGTGCTGATCAGGTAGGGCTGGCCTTCCAGTTCGATGTACTGGCTGGACAGTACGCCGTCGAGCACGCCGCCCTGGCGGGTGCGCAGCTTGACCTCCTGGGCCACCGGCGCGCTGCTGCCGTGGCAGTTGTCGTGCAGCCACTGGCGCTGGCCGAGGTCTTCCCAGATGCCCAGTTCCAGGGTGGTGCGGCCGATGGTCTGCTCCACCGGCCAGCCCAGCAGGTTCTCGAAATGCTGGTTGGCTTCGACGATCAGGCTGTCGGCCAGGCGCACCAGCAGCACCACGTCGGGGCTGAGGTGGAACAGGCTGGAGTAGCGTTGCCTGGAGTTGATCAGGTCCTGGGCGTGTTGCTGCTGCTCGGTGACGTCGCGGATCACGCCGATCATGCGCCGCTTGCCATCGGTCATGGGCTGCAGGCTGCCGCTGATTTCCAGCCAGTGCAGGCTGCCGTCGGGCCAGCGTATGCGGTGGAGCAGGGCGCGCTCGGCCTGGCGTCCATCGAGCACGTCGCGGAACAGGCGCAGGACTTCGCCGCGATCCTCCTCGGGAATCAGTTCGATGTAGTCCACCGGCTTGCGCAGGGGGCGGTGCGGGTCGAGGCCGAACAGGGCCTGGGCGCCGCGGGACCAGCTCACCCGGCCGGAATCGATGTCCCAGGACCAGGCGCCGAGGCGCGCGCCGTTCAGCGCAGCCAGCAGGCTGGGGGCATCCTGCCAGGATCGCTCGAAGGCGCTGGGGTCGATGGCGGGGATATGGGGGAGCGGGGGATTCGGGTCACTGGCTTTGCGCATGCGCGCCCCTTTCCGGCGATAGGGCAGAGAGTGGGTCGGTGAAGAGTGGCCAATCCTGGCGCCTTCCCGACCCTGTTCTTATTGGCTGGGGTTCAACTTAGCCTTTGCGCTTACAGGTACGCAAGGTCATCGCGCTGGGCATCCAGCAGCGCCATGAAGGCTTTGGCGGCGTTCGACAGGGTGCGCTCGGTGTGCAGGATGTAGCCGAGCTGGCGCGACAGCTGGATGTCCTGCAGCGGCAGGCGCACCACCGAGTCGTCGAGCATGGTGCGCGGCAGCACGCTCCAGGCGATGCCGATGGAGACCATCATCTTGATGGTCTCCATGTAGTTGGTGCTCATGGCGATGTTCGGTGTCAGGCCCTCGGCCTCGAACATGCGGCGGACGATGTGGTGGGTGAAGGTGTTGCCGCCGGGGAATACCGCCGGGTGCCGCGCCACGTCGGGGAGGAAGATGGTCTTGTCGCGGGCCAGGGGGTGTTCCGGCGCGGCGACGAAATCCAGCGGGTCGTTCCACACCTGCACCGCCTGTACCGGTAGCGCGGTCTCAGGTGCCAGGGTGATCACCGCCAGTTCCACGCGGCCATGGAGGATTTCCTCATAGGCCACTTCCGAGTCGAGGAACTGGATGTCCAGGGCCACCTGCGGGTAGGCGCGGGTGAAGGCGCGCAGCAGCGGCGGCAGGCGGTGCAGGCCGATGTGGTGGCTGGTGGCCAGGGTCAGGCGGCCGCTGATGTCGCCGGACAGGTTGCTCAGGGCGCGGCGGGTGTCGTCCAGCACATTGAGGATCTGGTAGGCCCGTGGCAGCAACGCGCGCCCGGCCTCGGTCAGGCTCACTTCCCGGCCCAGGCGGTCGAACAGGCGCACGCTGAGCTGCTGTTCCAGGGAGGCGATGCGCTTGCTCACCGCCGGCTGGGTCAGGTGCAGGCGCTCGCCCGCTTCCGAGAAGCTGCCGGTCTCGGCAATGGCGATGAAGGCATTGAGGCTGGCCAGATCCATGTATGGACTCCGTGATTGCTGGGGCTCGTATGCTTATACATTCCTCAAAGGAATGCTTTAAATAAAAAATATGAATTTGAGTTATTCGATGCAAGCCCCTAGCATCGTCCCCACAAGCAAAAGGGGCTTTCGACCCCTGCGCAACGAAGCACGCTGATGAGGACCTGACGATGGCCGGCAAGACGCTCTACGACAAGCTCTGGGATGCACACGAGGTGAAGCGCCGCGACGATGGTTCGTCGCTGATCTACATCGACCGTCACATCCTCCACGAAGTGACCTCGCCCCAGGCCTTCGAAGGGCTGCGCCTGGCCGCTCGCAAGCCCTGGCGCATCGACGCCAACATCGCCACCCCGGACCACAACGTGCCGACCACCCGCGCCGAGCGCCAGGGCGGCCTCGACGCGATCGCCGACGAAGTGTCGCGCATCCAGGTCAAGACCCTGGACGAGAACTGCGATGACTTCGGCATCCTCGAGTTCAAGATGAACGACGTGCGCCAGGGCATCGTCCACGTGGTGGGCCCGGAGCAGGGCGCCACCCTGCCGGGCATGACCGTGGTCTGCGGCGACTCCCACACCTCCACCCACGGCGCCTTCG is a genomic window of Pseudomonas resinovorans NBRC 106553 containing:
- a CDS encoding TetR/AcrR family transcriptional regulator, whose product is MSEKKAQTRERILEAAASAMLQHGPQEPGVADVMAAAGLTVGGFYAHFSSKDALMLEVFEQLLRKRRDLMALLEPSLPGPERRALAAGFYLSRKHRDATRAGCPLPSSLGAMPQLPQAYRELLAEHLELISAQMCDSPEEVDQALADIALMVGGLALARALGEGDLSDRVLRAAKSAVI
- a CDS encoding alpha/beta hydrolase, whose protein sequence is MNNLPLIRGVNAVLGRLAPQTVARRMRRQFMTPRNLPPRDWEMPLLTSGERITLRFGLSALRWGSGPTVLLMHGWEGRPTQFASLIEALVAEGYGVVALDGPAHGRSPGHEANVVLFARALLEAAGELPPLHAVIGHSLGGASVLLASQMGLRARALVSISAPSRILGPLRSFASFMGLPPKARAYFVSEVESHAGIPAAHLDARRYQLDIPGLVVHAEDDLEVPISEARTLHDVWFDSQLLHLERGGHRRLLADARVLDAVLRLLAQVREPASTVQASA
- a CDS encoding bifunctional 4-hydroxy-2-oxoglutarate aldolase/2-dehydro-3-deoxy-phosphogluconate aldolase — its product is MSLTMDVVLQRARPVLPVLVIEDIGLALDLAGALRAGGIDVLEVTLRAPRALDALAAIRKEFPDLLVGAGTLIHTEQFLEARDAGAHFAVSPGCTERLAAAAEDSGLPYLPGVMTPSEVLLALEYGYRSLKLFPANGNGSVKMLKSLKGPFTGIRFCPTGGVTPDNLLTFLRLPNVACVGGTWIAPTSLIRARAWDQITQLASEARELAGSLELHS
- a CDS encoding thioesterase family protein; this encodes MNWDMPNPFVIDLKVGADDIDGLGHANNAVYVSWLERCAWRHSQSLGLDLAEYRRLDRAMAVLRHEIDYLAAAYEGQELQVGTWIVESDHRLKMDRRFQLVRPEDGATLLRAKTTFVCIELSSGRPKRMPGEFVDGYGAALQPPFPMEL
- a CDS encoding tRNA-dihydrouridine synthase encodes the protein MQIALAPMEGLVDEILRDVLTRVGGIDWCVTEFIRVCDRLLAASTFEKLAPELAQGARTAAGTPMRVQLLGSDPVCLGDNAAFACELGAPVIDLNFGCPAKTVNKSRGGAVLLKEPELLHAIVREVRRAVPAAIPVTAKMRLGFDSPDGALDCARALAEGGAQQIVVHARTKVDGYKPPAHWEWVARVQEAVKVPVFANGEIWTLDDWRRCREVSGVEDIMLGRGLVSRPDLARQIAAARAGETVREMTWAELQPLLQDFWRQARRKLAPRYAPGRLKQWLGMLTRSYPEAVVLFAEVRRESDCARIDALLGVPELARDWAEAV
- a CDS encoding SDR family oxidoreductase; amino-acid sequence: MQKVMLITGASRGIGAATARLAAQRGYALGINYRQRRDSADALVREIEAAGGRAVALGADVGDENQVLRMFEQLDQAFGRLDVLVNNAGMLERQMRLEDMDGARIERVLRANVLGSFLCAREAIRRMSTRHGGQGGAIVNLSSIAARIGAPDEYVDYAAAKGAIDSMTLGLAKELAGDGIRVNAVRPGVIRTEIHASGGEPDRVERVRQAVPMGRGGEAEEVAAAILWLAGEEASYTSGAILDVAGGR
- a CDS encoding Hsp20 family protein, whose product is MSTAFSLAPLFRHSVGFDRFNDLFESALRNEGGSSYPPYNVEKHGDDQYRIVVAAAGFQEEDLELQVERGVLTVAGGKREKSDEAVTYLHHGIAQRAFKLSFRLADHIEVKSAALQNGLLNIDLVRVVPEEAKAKRIPIGGQRAVLEN
- a CDS encoding PAS domain S-box protein; this translates as MRKASDPNPPLPHIPAIDPSAFERSWQDAPSLLAALNGARLGAWSWDIDSGRVSWSRGAQALFGLDPHRPLRKPVDYIELIPEEDRGEVLRLFRDVLDGRQAERALLHRIRWPDGSLHWLEISGSLQPMTDGKRRMIGVIRDVTEQQQHAQDLINSRQRYSSLFHLSPDVVLLVRLADSLIVEANQHFENLLGWPVEQTIGRTTLELGIWEDLGQRQWLHDNCHGSSAPVAQEVKLRTRQGGVLDGVLSSQYIELEGQPYLISTFLDTTERKRAENALRISEEKFAKAFRSTPEAVVITDRASGCFMEINTGFERQFGWSQEETIGRSSLELGIWEDPQQRQRMLDTLQRHGRLDELEVNLRRRDGSPATCLLYGEEIELGSRTCLVLTVRDVTLQRAQEQALKDSQERLNLALESADLGTWDWHIDAGTLYGSARASALHGLAREPFEGEFRDFFVYVPDEDRQNMRRAYQEVLEGESDEYQVTYRARFDNGEVHYLESTARLYRDELARPVRMTGILMDISERVRREQRLAASEEKFVTLFQASPDPICVSRIRDGLFIEINPSFSEVFGWQPEQIVGRAAPQIQFWADPEQRSRLYAQILRDQGLDNVEARFRTFDGRLLTCVVSSRFIRVERQLCITTTFRDITARQQAEAALKASQEKFAKAFHSSPDAITITERDTGRYIEVNEGFCRLTGYRADEVLGRTAGDMNIWANPGGREQLLELLRRNGRVHHLEMLGQHRDGSHKVVEVSVEQIELDGKTCLLLTARDISALKDAQAQIQHLAYHDPLTNLPNRALLTDRLKQQIALLRRHGMRGALLFLDLDHFKHINDSLGHPLGDAVLKMVTARLEASVRMEDTVARLGGDEFVVLLTGLEGKRSAVTRQVREIADKLRKLLAEPMLLEGHRLQVTPSIGIALIPDHGDSPADLLKRADIALYRAKDSGRNAIQIFRKTMQEAASERLRLENDLRLALARGEFELHFQPQVDARNNRVTGAEALLRWHHPTLGPQSPGQFIQVLEESGLILEVGAWVLDEACNACEQLVAEGLVDPRDFSLCVNISPRQFRQSDFVERVERSLQRSQLPAQLLKLEITEGIVIQNIEDTIGKMRRLKKLGASFAMDDFGTGYSSLTYLKRLPVDALKIDQSFVREATQDSNDAEIVRAIVAMAHSLGLEVIAEGVEQAEQLAFLEQQGCHLYQGYLYSRPVSLAEFRALLARTSMAP
- a CDS encoding LysR family transcriptional regulator, with product MDLASLNAFIAIAETGSFSEAGERLHLTQPAVSKRIASLEQQLSVRLFDRLGREVSLTEAGRALLPRAYQILNVLDDTRRALSNLSGDISGRLTLATSHHIGLHRLPPLLRAFTRAYPQVALDIQFLDSEVAYEEILHGRVELAVITLAPETALPVQAVQVWNDPLDFVAAPEHPLARDKTIFLPDVARHPAVFPGGNTFTHHIVRRMFEAEGLTPNIAMSTNYMETIKMMVSIGIAWSVLPRTMLDDSVVRLPLQDIQLSRQLGYILHTERTLSNAAKAFMALLDAQRDDLAYL